CAATCCAGGCCAGCGCGTTCACGAAGGCCATGGTGGCGTAGTAATCCTTGAAGCGGAAGGTGCGCGTCAGGGCCTGCCCGCCCTCGCTCAGCTCCCAGCCGGGAATCTGCGGCAGCAGTTCGGCCAGGCGGGCCTCGCCCAGCTTGTGGTCGCTGCCCTTGCGCGGCACGCAACGGGCCTGGGCCAGCGGAATCAGGTCGGCCATCGGAATCTCCACCTCGTGTTGACTGAACAATGCGCCGGACGGTGTATAAACCGTATGAG
This genomic window from Stenotrophomonas maltophilia contains:
- a CDS encoding 4a-hydroxytetrahydrobiopterin dehydratase, encoding MADLIPLAQARCVPRKGSDHKLGEARLAELLPQIPGWELSEGGQALTRTFRFKDYYATMAFVNALAWIAHHEDHHPDLGVHYDRAVVRFSTHDVGGLSENDFICAAKTSALTEQLP